The proteins below come from a single Accipiter gentilis chromosome W, bAccGen1.1, whole genome shotgun sequence genomic window:
- the LOC126035451 gene encoding zinc finger protein 366-like, whose amino-acid sequence MMKNEETSFNVDSTRASPFSCCLQPLSPVTKPQRMTPFGEEFRPHLSHFHYGHPPLGDMETFQGSLEGRSRKRKSMPTKIPPSITLEGSSSPPDRPEDHNDIGPSSLPMVFQQPAQPKYSSQMIDLCNFGFQFYRTLEHFGAKPIKQEPVKPKMAWPSSPAFMQAPYPYYPKVHPGLMFPFIVPPNFHFRNPFQMKRPPEPPFRRAEVRGCGENKQKVERVDVNLQIDDSYYVDVGGEQKRWQCPMCEKSYTSKYNLVTHILGHSGIKPHACIRCGKLFKQLSHLHTHMLTHQGTRPHKCQVCHKAFTQTSHLKRHMMQHSDIKPYNCKICGRGFAYPSELKAHESKHENGRENICVECGLDFPTLAQLKRHLTTHRGPIQYNCTECDKTFQYPSQLQNHMMKHKDIRPYICTECGMEFVQPHHLKQHSLTHKGVKEHKCGICGREFTLLANMKRHVLIHTNIRAYQCHLCFKSFVQKQTLKAHMIVHSDVKPFKCKVCGKEFNRMHNLMGHMHLHSDSKPFKCLYCPSKFTLKGNLTRHMKVKHSIMERGFHSQGFRRRISLSQTDVLRSLEQEEPFDLSQKSQGKGISFHLDGESAKGSSCQEEEDNCYETKHYSPGMYHHDNKLYVAQDLSGKPECMMNCNEKEEMLSEGGLEKRIGNSDKQESQGERDLVNNKEHLSFRSFEKARLSHSLSDYLYFKHSNKSLKELLERKMEKQTMFIGI is encoded by the exons atgatgaAGAATGAAGAAACGAGTTTTAATGTGGACAGTACACGAGcctctcccttttcctgctgcctgcagcccctgagCCCTGTTACAAAGCCACAAAGAATGACTCCATTTGGTGAAGAATTCAGACCACACCTCTCACATTTCCACTATGGACATCCTCCTCTTGGAGACATGGAAACTTTCCAGGGGTCCTTGGAAGGAAGGTCTCGGAAACGCAAGAGCATGCCAACAAAAATTCCACCTTCTATCACTCTTGAGGGTTCCTCATCACCACCAGACAGACCTGAAGATCACAATGATATAGGCCCTTCCAGTCTCCCCATGGTGTTTcaacagccagcacagcccaaatACAGTTCTCAGATGATCGACCTCTGCAACTTTGGTTTTCAGTTCTACAGAACTCTGGAGCACTTTGGAGCCAAGCCCATTAAGCAAGAACCAGTGAAGCCTAAGATGGCATGGCCCAGTAGCCCAGCATTCATGCAGGCTCCTTACCCTTATTATCCTAAAGTCCATCCTGGCTTGATGTTTCCTTTTATTGTGCCCCCAAACTTTCATTTCAGGAACCCCTTTCAAATGAAAAGGCCTCCAGAGCCACCCTTCAGGAGGGCTGAAGTAAGAGGATGTggtgaaaataaacagaaagtggAAAGAGTAGATGTCAACCTTCAGATAGACGACAGCTACTATGTTGATGTGGGGGGTGAACAGAAACGCTGGCAATGTCCCATGTGTGAGAAGTCCTATACATCCAAGTACAATTTGGTCACCCATATCTTGGGGCACAGTGGCATTAAGCCACATGCTTGCATCCGATGTGGCAAACTTTTCAAGCAGCTGAGCCACTTGCACACGCATATGTTGACACACCAGGGCACTAGGCCACATAAGTGCCAGGTGTGCCACAAGGCTTTCACTCAAACCAGTCATCTTAAGAGACACATGATGCAACACAGTGACATCAAGCCTTACAACTGCAAGATCTGTGGCAGAGGTTTTGCCTATCCCAGTGAGCTGAAAGCACACGAGTCTAAGCACGAGAATGGCCGAGAGAACATTTGCGTGGAGTGTGGTCTGGACTTCCCAACCTTGGCCCAGCTGAAAAGACACTTAACAACCCACCGTGGCCCCATACAGTACAATTGCACTGAATGCGATAAGACCTTCCAGTACCCGAGTCAGCTGCAAAACCACATGATGAAGCACAAAGACATCCGTCCATATATCTGCACTGAATGTGGCATGGAGTTTGTGCAGCCTCACCATCTCAAACAACACTCCCTAACTCACAAG ggTGTGAAAGAGCACAAATGTGGAATTTGTGGCCGGGAATTTACTCTGCTGGCCAACATGAAGCGACATGTCCTGATCCACACCAATATCAGAGCCTATCAATGCCATTTGTGCTTCAAGAGCTTTGTGCAAAAGCAGACTCTCAAGGCTCACATGATTGTTCACTCTGATGTTAAACCCTTTAAATGCAAG GTGTGTGGAAAGGAATTTAACAGAATGCACAATTTAATGGGACACATGCACTTGCACTCAGACAGTAAACCTTTCAAATGCCTCTACTGTCCCAGCAAATTCACCTTGAAGGGGAACCTAACCAGGCACATGAAAGTCAAACATAGCATCATGGAAAGAGGATTTCATTCTCAAG GTTTTAGAAGAAGAATTTCTCTGTCCCAGACAGATGTCTTGAGAAGCTTGGAACAGGAAGAACCCTTTGATCTTTCCCAGAAAAGCCAAGGGAAGGGAATCTCATTTCATTTGGATGGCGAGAGTGCCAAGGGAAGCTCATGCCAGGAAGAGGAAGACAACTGCTATGAGACAAAGCATTACAGCCCTGGCATGTACCATCATGACAACAAGCTGTACGTGGCTCAAGATCTTTCTGGCAAACCTGAGTGCATGATGAACTGCaatgagaaggaagaaatgctAAGTGAGGGAGGACTGGAGAAGAGAATAGGAAATTCAGACAAACAGGAGAGCCAAGGAGAGAGAGACCTTGTAAACAACAAAGAACACCTCAGCTTTAGATCCTTTGAAAAGGCCAGACTTAGCCATTCTCTCTCTGATTACTTGTATTTCAAACACAGTAACAAGAGTTTGAAAgaattactggaaagaaaaatggaaaaacaaacaatgtTTATAGGCATTTAA